In Haliaeetus albicilla chromosome 3, bHalAlb1.1, whole genome shotgun sequence, the following are encoded in one genomic region:
- the LOC138684640 gene encoding feather keratin-like, whose translation MACYDLCRPCGPTPLANSCNEPCVQQCQDSRVVIQPPAVLVTLPGPILSSFPQSTAVGSSSSAAVGNVLSSQGVPISGGFGGLGGYGFGGLGCFGGRRGCYPC comes from the coding sequence ATGGCCTGCTACGACCTCTGCCGCCCCTGCGGACCCACCCCACTGGCTAACAGCTGCAACGAGCCCTGTGTCCAGCAGTGCCAGGACTCCCGCGTCGTCATCCAGCCTCCCGCCGTGCTGGTCACCCTGCCAGgacccatcctcagctccttcccccagagcACCGCCGTCGGATCCTCCTCATCGGCTGCCGTGGGCAACGTCCTCAGCTCCCAGGGAGTGCCCATCTCTGGTGGCTTCGGAGGCCTGGGCGGTTACGGCTTCGGAGGCCTGGGCTGCTTCGGCGGCAGAAGAGGCTGCTACCCCTGCTAA